A part of Escherichia marmotae genomic DNA contains:
- the fdhD gene encoding formate dehydrogenase accessory sulfurtransferase FdhD, protein MKKTQQKEIKNVTNITGMRQIELWRRDDLQHSRLDEVAEEVPVALVYNGISHVVMMASPKDLELFALGFSLSEGIIENPRDIFGMDVVPSCNGLEVQIELSSRRFMGLKECRRALAGRTGCGVCGVEQLNDIGKPVQPLPFTQTFDLNKLDDALRHLNDFQPVGQLTGCTHAAAWMLPSGELVGGHEDVGRHVALDKLLGRRAREGESWLQGAVLVSSRASYEMVQKSAMCGVEILFAVSAATTLAVEVAERCNLTLVGFCKPGRATVYTHPQRLIHH, encoded by the coding sequence GTGAAAAAAACACAGCAAAAAGAAATCAAAAATGTGACAAATATCACAGGGATGCGTCAAATTGAGTTATGGCGGCGTGATGATTTACAACATTCCCGGCTTGATGAAGTCGCGGAAGAAGTTCCCGTTGCGTTGGTCTACAACGGTATTTCGCATGTGGTGATGATGGCCTCGCCAAAAGACCTTGAGCTCTTTGCGCTCGGTTTTTCGCTTTCAGAAGGAATTATCGAAAACCCGCGTGATATCTTCGGTATGGACGTTGTTCCTTCCTGTAACGGTCTTGAAGTGCAAATCGAGCTTTCCAGCCGCCGCTTTATGGGGCTGAAAGAGTGCCGCCGGGCGCTGGCCGGGCGCACGGGCTGTGGTGTCTGTGGCGTAGAGCAACTTAATGACATTGGTAAACCGGTGCAGCCACTGCCGTTCACCCAGACCTTTGATCTCAACAAACTGGATGACGCATTACGTCATCTCAATGACTTCCAGCCCGTGGGGCAATTGACCGGTTGTACGCACGCCGCCGCCTGGATGCTGCCTTCTGGTGAACTGGTGGGCGGACATGAAGACGTGGGTCGCCATGTAGCGTTGGATAAACTGCTGGGTCGCCGGGCGCGGGAAGGCGAAAGCTGGCTGCAAGGTGCGGTGCTGGTTTCCAGTCGTGCCAGTTATGAAATGGTACAAAAGTCAGCGATGTGCGGCGTAGAGATTTTGTTTGCGGTGTCTGCCGCGACAACGCTGGCGGTGGAAGTTGCTGAGCGTTGTAACCTGACATTAGTGGGCTTTTGTAAGCCAGGCAGGGCAACGGTTTATACCCATCCTCAGCGTTTAATTCATCATTAA
- the fdnG gene encoding formate dehydrogenase-N subunit alpha: MQVSRRQFFKICAGGMAGTTAAALGFAPSVALAETRQYKLLRTRETRNTCTYCSVGCGLLMYSLGDGAKNAKASIFHIEGDPDHPVNRGALCPKGAGLVDFIHSESRLKFPEYRAPGSDKWQQISWEEAFDRIAKLMKEDRDANYIAQNAEGVTVNRWLSTGMLCASASSNETGYLTQKFSRALGMLAVDNQARVUHGPTVASLAPTFGRGAMTNHWVDIKNANLVVVMGGNAAEAHPVGFRWAMEAKIHNGAKLIVIDPRFTRTAAVADYYAPIRSGTDIAFLSGVLLYLLNNEKFNREYTEAYTNASLIVREDYGFEDGLFTGYDAEKRKYDKSSWTYELDENGFAKRDTTLQHPRCVWNLLKQHVSRYTPDVVENICGTPKDAFLKVCEYIAETSAHDKTASFLYALGWTQHSVGAQNIRTMAMIQLLLGNMGMAGGGVNALRGHSNIQGLTDLGLLSQSLPGYMTLPSEKQTDLQTYLAASTPKPLLEGQVNYWSNYPKFFVSMMKAFFGDKATAENSWGFDWLPKWDKGYDVLQYFEMMKEGKVNGYICQGFNPVASFPNKNKVIGCLSKLKFLVTIDPLNTETSNFWQNHGELNEVDSSKIQTEVFRLPSTCFAEENGSIVNSGRWLQWHWKGADAPGIALTDGEILSGIFLRLRKMYAEQGGANPDQVLNMTWNYAIPHEPSSEEVAMESNGKALADITDPATGAVIVKKGQQLSSFAQLRDDGTTSCGCWIFAGSWTPEGNQMARRDNADPSGLGNTLGWAWAWPLNRRILYNRASADPQGNPWDPKRQLLKWDGTKWTGWDIPDYSAAPPGSGVGPFIMQQEGMGRLFALDKMAEGPFPEHYEPFETPLGTNPLHPNVISNPAARIFKYDAEALGKADKFPYVGTTYRLTEHFHYWTKHALLNAILQPEQFVEIGESLANKLGIAQGDTVKVSSNRGYIKAKAVVTKRIRTLKANGKDIDTIGIPIHWGYEGVAKKGFIANTLTPFVGDANTQTPEFKSFLVNVEKVDT, from the coding sequence ATGCAGGTCAGCAGAAGGCAGTTCTTTAAGATCTGCGCTGGCGGTATGGCAGGCACCACGGCAGCGGCACTGGGTTTTGCACCCAGCGTAGCACTCGCGGAGACAAGGCAGTATAAACTGCTGCGCACCCGCGAAACCCGTAATACCTGCACCTATTGTTCTGTTGGTTGTGGGCTACTGATGTACAGCCTCGGTGACGGAGCAAAAAACGCCAAAGCATCTATCTTCCATATCGAAGGTGACCCGGATCACCCGGTCAACCGCGGTGCGCTTTGTCCGAAAGGCGCTGGCCTGGTGGATTTCATCCACTCCGAAAGCCGTCTGAAGTTCCCGGAATACCGTGCACCTGGTTCTGATAAATGGCAGCAAATCAGTTGGGAAGAGGCGTTTGATCGCATCGCCAAACTGATGAAAGAAGACCGCGATGCTAACTACATTGCGCAAAACGCCGAAGGCGTGACTGTTAACCGCTGGCTCTCCACCGGGATGCTGTGTGCTTCCGCGTCGAGTAACGAAACCGGCTATTTAACGCAAAAATTCTCGCGCGCGCTGGGTATGCTCGCGGTCGACAACCAGGCGCGTGTCTGACACGGACCAACGGTAGCAAGTCTTGCTCCAACATTTGGTCGCGGTGCGATGACCAACCACTGGGTCGACATCAAGAACGCCAACCTTGTTGTGGTGATGGGCGGTAATGCCGCTGAAGCTCACCCGGTCGGATTCCGCTGGGCGATGGAAGCCAAAATTCACAACGGCGCGAAGCTGATTGTGATCGATCCTCGCTTTACGCGTACGGCAGCGGTGGCTGACTACTATGCCCCTATTCGTTCCGGTACTGACATTGCTTTCCTGTCAGGCGTATTGCTGTACCTGCTGAACAATGAAAAATTCAACCGCGAATACACCGAAGCCTATACCAACGCCAGCCTGATCGTGCGTGAGGATTACGGCTTTGAAGATGGCCTGTTCACCGGCTACGACGCGGAAAAACGCAAGTACGATAAGTCTAGCTGGACTTATGAACTGGACGAAAACGGCTTTGCCAAACGCGATACCACGTTGCAACACCCACGTTGCGTATGGAACCTGCTGAAACAGCACGTTTCCCGTTATACGCCAGATGTGGTTGAAAACATTTGTGGTACGCCAAAAGACGCGTTCCTGAAAGTCTGCGAATACATCGCAGAAACCAGTGCTCACGATAAAACCGCCTCGTTCCTCTACGCGCTCGGCTGGACGCAACACTCCGTTGGTGCACAGAACATCCGCACGATGGCGATGATCCAGTTGCTGCTCGGCAATATGGGGATGGCAGGCGGTGGCGTTAACGCCCTGCGCGGTCACTCCAACATTCAGGGACTGACGGATCTGGGGCTGCTGTCGCAGAGCCTGCCGGGTTACATGACGCTACCGAGCGAGAAGCAAACCGATTTGCAAACCTACCTCGCCGCCAGCACGCCGAAACCGCTGCTGGAAGGTCAGGTCAACTACTGGAGCAACTACCCGAAATTCTTCGTCTCGATGATGAAAGCATTCTTTGGCGATAAAGCAACGGCGGAAAATAGCTGGGGCTTTGACTGGTTGCCGAAGTGGGATAAAGGCTACGACGTCCTGCAATACTTCGAGATGATGAAAGAGGGCAAGGTCAATGGCTATATCTGCCAGGGCTTTAACCCGGTTGCCTCATTCCCGAACAAAAACAAAGTGATCGGTTGTCTGTCGAAACTGAAGTTCCTCGTGACCATCGACCCGCTGAACACTGAAACCTCTAACTTCTGGCAGAACCACGGTGAGCTGAACGAAGTCGATTCTTCGAAGATCCAGACCGAAGTGTTCCGTCTGCCATCGACCTGCTTCGCGGAAGAAAACGGTTCTATCGTTAACTCCGGTCGCTGGTTGCAGTGGCACTGGAAAGGCGCGGACGCCCCGGGGATTGCGCTGACTGATGGCGAAATCCTTTCCGGTATCTTCCTGCGCTTGCGCAAGATGTATGCCGAACAGGGCGGCGCAAATCCGGATCAGGTGCTGAACATGACCTGGAACTACGCCATTCCGCATGAGCCATCTTCAGAAGAAGTGGCGATGGAGAGCAACGGTAAGGCGCTGGCCGATATTACCGACCCGGCAACCGGAGCGGTCATTGTTAAAAAAGGCCAACAACTTAGCTCGTTTGCCCAACTGCGTGATGACGGAACAACCTCCTGTGGCTGCTGGATTTTCGCCGGTAGCTGGACGCCGGAAGGCAACCAGATGGCGCGTCGTGATAACGCCGATCCGTCTGGCCTCGGTAACACGTTGGGCTGGGCATGGGCATGGCCGCTTAACCGCCGCATTCTGTATAACCGCGCCTCCGCAGACCCGCAGGGTAACCCGTGGGATCCGAAGCGTCAGTTGCTGAAATGGGACGGCACCAAGTGGACCGGCTGGGATATTCCAGACTACAGCGCAGCGCCTCCGGGCAGCGGCGTCGGGCCGTTTATCATGCAGCAGGAAGGCATGGGTCGTCTGTTTGCCCTCGATAAAATGGCGGAGGGTCCGTTCCCGGAACACTACGAGCCGTTTGAAACGCCGCTGGGGACTAACCCGCTGCATCCAAACGTTATCTCAAACCCGGCTGCGCGTATCTTTAAATATGACGCTGAAGCATTAGGTAAAGCCGATAAGTTCCCGTATGTCGGAACCACCTATCGTCTGACCGAGCATTTCCACTACTGGACTAAACACGCGCTGTTGAACGCGATTTTGCAGCCAGAGCAGTTTGTGGAAATCGGTGAGTCGCTGGCGAACAAACTTGGCATTGCCCAGGGCGATACCGTGAAAGTCTCCTCCAACCGCGGCTATATCAAAGCCAAAGCAGTGGTGACCAAACGTATTCGCACGCTGAAAGCGAACGGCAAAGATATCGATACCATCGGTATTCCGATTCACTGGGGCTATGAAGGCGTAGCGAAAAAAGGCTTTATTGCCAATACGTTGACGCCATTCGTCGGTGATGCGAACACGCAGACGCCGGAGTTTAAATCCTTCCTCGTGAATGTGGAAAAGGTGGATACCTAA
- the fdoH gene encoding formate dehydrogenase O subunit beta, translating to MAYQSQDIIRRSATNGLTPAPQARDFQEEVAKLIDVTTCIGCKACQVACSEWNDIRDTVGNNIGVYDNPNDLSAKSWTVMRFSEVEQNDKLEWLIRKDGCMHCSDPGCLKACPAEGAIIQYANGIVDFQSEQCIGCGYCIAGCPFDIPRLNPEDNRVYKCTLCVDRVVVGQEPACVKTCPTGAIHFGTKESMKTLASERVAELKTRGYDNAGLYDPAGVGGTHVMYVLHHADKPNLYHGLPENPEISQTVKFWKGIWKPLAAVGFAATFAASIFHYVGVGPNRADEEENNLHEEKDEERK from the coding sequence ATGGCTTACCAATCTCAAGATATCATTCGTCGTTCCGCGACTAACGGTCTGACCCCCGCCCCTCAGGCGCGGGATTTCCAGGAAGAAGTGGCGAAACTCATCGACGTCACCACCTGTATCGGCTGTAAAGCCTGTCAGGTGGCGTGTTCAGAGTGGAACGACATTCGCGATACCGTCGGCAATAACATTGGGGTGTATGACAACCCTAATGATTTAAGTGCCAAATCGTGGACGGTGATGCGCTTCTCGGAAGTGGAGCAAAACGACAAACTGGAATGGCTGATCCGCAAAGACGGCTGTATGCACTGTTCCGATCCAGGCTGCCTGAAAGCGTGCCCGGCGGAAGGGGCAATTATTCAGTATGCCAACGGTATCGTCGACTTCCAGTCCGAGCAGTGCATTGGCTGCGGTTATTGTATCGCGGGCTGTCCATTCGATATTCCTCGCCTCAATCCGGAAGACAACCGCGTCTACAAATGCACGCTGTGCGTAGACCGTGTAGTGGTTGGGCAAGAACCGGCCTGCGTGAAGACCTGCCCGACAGGCGCGATTCACTTCGGTACGAAAGAGTCGATGAAAACGCTGGCGAGCGAGCGCGTGGCTGAGCTGAAAACCCGCGGTTACGACAATGCGGGTCTGTACGATCCGGCTGGCGTCGGTGGTACACACGTGATGTATGTGTTGCACCATGCTGACAAGCCGAATCTGTATCATGGCTTGCCGGAAAATCCGGAAATCAGCCAAACCGTAAAATTCTGGAAAGGCATCTGGAAACCGCTCGCGGCTGTTGGCTTTGCGGCTACCTTTGCGGCCAGTATCTTCCACTACGTGGGTGTCGGTCCGAACCGTGCGGATGAGGAAGAGAATAATCTGCACGAAGAGAAAGACGAGGAGCGCAAATGA
- the fdoI gene encoding formate dehydrogenase cytochrome b556 subunit, which produces MKRRDTIVRYTAPERINHWITAFCFILAAVSGMGFLFPSFNWLMQIMGTPQLARILHPFVGVVMFASFIIMFFRYWHHNLINRDDIFWAKNIRKIVVNEEVGDTGRYNFGQKCVFWAAIIFLVLLLVSGVIIWRPYFAPAFSIPVIRFALMLHSFAAVALIVVIMVHIYAALWVKGTITAMVEGWVTSAWAKKHHPRWYREVRKTTEKKAE; this is translated from the coding sequence ATGAAACGACGTGACACCATCGTGCGCTACACCGCACCGGAACGTATCAACCACTGGATCACCGCCTTCTGCTTCATCCTGGCGGCGGTAAGCGGGATGGGATTTTTGTTCCCCTCTTTCAACTGGTTGATGCAAATCATGGGCACGCCGCAACTGGCGCGAATTCTGCACCCGTTTGTTGGCGTGGTTATGTTTGCCTCGTTCATCATCATGTTTTTCCGTTACTGGCATCACAACCTAATCAATCGGGATGATATCTTTTGGGCGAAGAATATTCGTAAGATCGTCGTCAACGAGGAAGTAGGTGACACCGGGCGTTATAACTTCGGTCAGAAATGCGTTTTCTGGGCGGCAATTATTTTCCTGGTCCTGCTGCTGGTGAGCGGTGTGATTATCTGGCGTCCTTATTTTGCGCCTGCTTTCTCAATCCCGGTGATCCGATTCGCGTTAATGCTGCATTCATTTGCCGCAGTGGCGTTAATTGTGGTTATCATGGTGCATATCTACGCCGCCCTTTGGGTGAAAGGCACGATTACCGCCATGGTGGAAGGATGGGTTACCAGCGCATGGGCGAAGAAACACCATCCACGCTGGTATCGTGAAGTCCGCAAGACAACGGAAAAGAAAGCTGAATGA
- the fdhE gene encoding formate dehydrogenase accessory protein FdhE, producing the protein MSIRIIPQDELGSSEKRTADMIPPLLFPRLKNLYNRRAERLRELAENNPLGDYLRFAALIAHAQEVVLYDHPLEMDLTTRIKEASAQGKPPLDIHVLPRDKHWQKLLMALIAELKPEMSGPALAVIENLEKASTQELEDMANALFTSDFSSVSSDKAPFIWAALSLYWAQMANLIPGKARAEYGEQRQYCPVCGSMPVSSMVQIGTTQGLRYLHCNLCETEWHVVRVKCSNCEQSGKLHYWSLDDEQAAIKAESCDDCGTYLKILYQEKDPKVEAVADDLASLVLDARMEQEGYARSSINPFLFPGEGE; encoded by the coding sequence ATGAGTATTCGCATAATCCCGCAAGATGAGCTGGGTTCGAGCGAGAAACGTACGGCGGATATGATTCCGCCGTTATTGTTCCCTCGGCTCAAAAATTTATACAACCGCCGCGCCGAGCGTCTGCGCGAGCTGGCAGAAAATAATCCGCTGGGTGATTACCTGCGCTTTGCTGCGCTTATCGCCCACGCCCAGGAAGTGGTGCTGTACGACCATCCGCTGGAGATGGATCTGACCACACGCATTAAAGAAGCAAGCGCACAGGGCAAGCCACCGCTGGATATTCACGTACTGCCGCGTGATAAGCACTGGCAAAAACTGCTGATGGCGCTGATTGCTGAACTGAAACCTGAAATGAGCGGTCCGGCGCTGGCTGTGATTGAGAATCTGGAGAAGGCATCGACCCAGGAACTGGAAGATATGGCCAACGCGCTGTTTACCTCTGATTTCTCGTCAGTCAGCAGTGATAAAGCGCCGTTTATCTGGGCCGCGTTGTCGCTCTATTGGGCACAGATGGCTAATCTGATCCCTGGCAAAGCCCGTGCAGAATATGGCGAACAACGTCAGTACTGCCCGGTTTGTGGTTCGATGCCGGTTTCCAGCATGGTGCAAATCGGCACGACTCAGGGCCTGCGTTATCTGCACTGCAACCTGTGCGAAACCGAATGGCACGTGGTGCGCGTAAAATGCAGCAACTGCGAACAGAGCGGCAAACTGCACTACTGGTCGCTGGATGACGAACAGGCTGCAATTAAAGCCGAAAGCTGTGATGACTGCGGCACTTACCTGAAGATTCTTTATCAGGAAAAAGATCCAAAAGTTGAAGCTGTGGCGGATGACCTCGCCTCTCTGGTACTGGACGCGCGAATGGAGCAAGAAGGCTACGCCCGCAGCTCCATCAACCCGTTCCTGTTCCCGGGTGAAGGGGAGTAA
- a CDS encoding IS66-like element ISCro1 family transposase, with protein sequence MDTSLAHENARLRALLQTQQDTIRQMAEYNRLLSQRVAAYASEINRLKALVAKLQRMQFGKSSEKLRAKTERQIQEAQERISALQEEMAETLGEQYDPVLPSALRQSSARKPLPASLPRETRVIRPEEECCPACGGELSSLGCDVSEQLELISSAFKVIETQRPKLACCRCDHIVQAPVPSKPIARSYAGAGLLAHVVTGKYADHLPLYRQSEIYRRQGVELSRATLGRWTGAVAELLEPLYDVLRQYVLMPGKVHADDIPVPVQEPGSGKTRTARLWVYVRDDRNAGSQMPPAVWFAYSPDRKGIHPQNHLAGYSGVLQADAYGGYRVLYESGRITEAACMAHARRKIHDVHARAPTDITTEALQRIGELYAIEAEVRGCSAEQRLAARKARAAPLMQSLYDWIQQQTKTLSRHSDTAKAFAYLLKQWDALNVYCSNGWVEIDNNIAENALRGVAVGRKNWMFAGSDSGGEHAAVLYSLIGTCRLNNVEPEKWLRYVIEHIQDWPANRVRDLLPWKVDLSSQ encoded by the coding sequence ATGGACACCTCACTTGCTCATGAGAACGCCCGCCTGCGGGCACTGTTGCAGACGCAACAGGACACCATCCGCCAGATGGCTGAATACAACCGCCTGCTCTCACAGCGGGTGGCGGCTTATGCTTCCGAAATCAACCGGCTGAAGGCGCTGGTTGCGAAACTGCAACGTATGCAGTTCGGTAAAAGCTCAGAAAAACTTCGTGCAAAAACCGAACGGCAGATACAGGAAGCTCAGGAGCGAATCAGCGCACTTCAGGAAGAAATGGCGGAAACGCTGGGTGAGCAATATGACCCGGTACTGCCATCCGCCCTGCGCCAGTCTTCAGCCCGTAAACCGTTACCGGCCTCACTTCCCCGTGAAACCCGGGTTATCCGGCCGGAAGAGGAATGCTGTCCTGCCTGTGGTGGTGAACTCAGTTCTCTGGGATGTGATGTGTCAGAGCAACTGGAGCTTATCAGCAGCGCCTTTAAGGTTATCGAAACACAACGTCCGAAACTGGCCTGTTGCCGGTGCGACCATATCGTGCAGGCACCAGTACCTTCAAAACCCATTGCACGCAGTTATGCCGGAGCGGGGCTTCTGGCCCATGTTGTCACCGGGAAATATGCAGACCATCTGCCGTTATACCGCCAGTCAGAAATATACCGTCGTCAGGGAGTGGAGCTGAGCCGTGCCACACTGGGGCGCTGGACCGGTGCCGTTGCTGAACTGCTGGAGCCGCTGTATGACGTCCTGCGCCAGTATGTGCTGATGCCCGGTAAAGTCCATGCCGATGATATCCCCGTCCCGGTCCAGGAGCCGGGCAGCGGTAAAACCCGGACAGCCCGGCTGTGGGTCTACGTCCGTGATGACCGCAACGCCGGTTCACAGATGCCCCCGGCGGTCTGGTTCGCGTACAGTCCGGACCGGAAAGGTATCCATCCACAAAATCACCTGGCCGGTTACAGCGGTGTGCTTCAGGCCGATGCTTACGGTGGTTACCGGGTGTTATACGAATCCGGCAGAATAACGGAAGCCGCGTGTATGGCTCATGCCCGGAGAAAAATCCACGATGTGCATGCAAGAGCGCCCACCGACATCACCACGGAAGCCCTGCAGCGTATCGGTGAACTGTATGCTATCGAGGCAGAGGTCCGGGGCTGTTCAGCAGAACAGCGTCTGGCGGCAAGAAAAGCCAGAGCCGCGCCACTGATGCAGTCACTGTATGACTGGATACAGCAACAGACGAAAACACTGTCGCGTCACTCAGATACGGCAAAAGCGTTCGCATACCTGCTGAAACAGTGGGATGCACTGAACGTGTACTGCAGTAATGGCTGGGTGGAAATCGACAACAACATCGCAGAGAACGCCTTACGGGGAGTGGCCGTAGGCCGGAAAAACTGGATGTTCGCGGGTTCCGACAGCGGTGGTGAACATGCGGCGGTGTTGTACTCGCTGATCGGCACATGCCGTCTGAACAATGTGGAGCCAGAAAAGTGGCTGCGTTACGTCATTGAACATATCCAGGACTGGCCGGCAAACCGGGTACGCGATCTGTTGCCCTGGAAAGTTGATCTGAGCTCTCAGTAA
- the tnpB gene encoding IS66 family insertion sequence element accessory protein TnpB (TnpB, as the term is used for proteins encoded by IS66 family insertion elements, is considered an accessory protein, since TnpC, encoded by a neighboring gene, is a DDE family transposase.), which yields MISLPAGSRIWLVAGITDMRNGFNGLASKVQNVLKDDPFSGHLFIFRGRRGDQIKVLWADSDGLCLFTKRLERGRFVWPVTRDGKVHLTPAQLSMLPEGINWKHPKRTERAGIRI from the coding sequence ATGATATCTCTCCCTGCCGGTTCGCGTATCTGGCTGGTTGCAGGTATCACCGACATGCGGAATGGCTTTAACGGCCTGGCATCAAAAGTTCAGAACGTCCTGAAGGATGACCCGTTCTCCGGACACCTGTTCATCTTCCGCGGACGCCGGGGTGACCAGATAAAAGTGTTGTGGGCTGACAGTGACGGACTGTGCCTCTTCACCAAACGCCTGGAGCGGGGCCGCTTCGTCTGGCCAGTCACCCGTGACGGCAAGGTGCACCTTACTCCGGCTCAGTTATCCATGCTTCCTGAAGGTATCAACTGGAAGCACCCGAAACGAACGGAACGCGCTGGAATCCGCATATAA
- the tnpA gene encoding IS66-like element accessory protein TnpA yields the protein MSIIFNGHYRMKHRTWITEALRLHFEEHLPRVVAGRRLGVPKSTVCSMFVRFRRAGLSWPLPAGMSEQELDACLYGQFSTVPVVRPESTVISEAPVVKKRPRRPNFPYEFKIALVEQSLQPGACVAQIARENGINDNLLFNWRHQYRKGGLLPSGKNMPALLPVTLTPEPDNKIPAPAQEPEQINTPSDSLCCELVLPAGTLRLKGKLTPALLQTLIREIKGSSH from the coding sequence ATGTCCATCATTTTTAATGGACACTATCGTATGAAACACCGGACCTGGATCACTGAAGCTTTACGTCTTCACTTTGAAGAACATTTACCCCGGGTTGTGGCCGGGCGTCGCCTGGGTGTACCAAAATCAACAGTTTGTAGTATGTTCGTGCGCTTTCGGAGAGCTGGCCTTTCGTGGCCTTTGCCCGCAGGCATGTCGGAGCAGGAACTTGATGCCTGCCTTTACGGACAATTTTCCACGGTACCAGTCGTACGTCCTGAAAGCACCGTTATATCCGAAGCCCCCGTGGTAAAAAAACGTCCCCGGCGGCCCAACTTCCCTTATGAGTTTAAAATCGCCTTAGTGGAGCAGTCACTGCAGCCCGGAGCCTGTGTGGCGCAGATCGCCCGGGAAAACGGAATCAACGATAACCTGCTCTTCAACTGGCGCCATCAATACCGGAAAGGTGGCCTGCTGCCTTCCGGAAAAAATATGCCGGCACTGCTTCCCGTGACGTTAACGCCGGAGCCGGATAATAAAATCCCGGCCCCCGCACAGGAACCAGAGCAGATAAATACACCGTCCGACAGTCTGTGTTGTGAGCTGGTTCTGCCGGCCGGAACTCTCAGGCTTAAAGGTAAACTGACGCCGGCGTTATTACAGACACTTATCCGCGAAATAAAAGGGAGCAGCCACTGA
- the fabY gene encoding fatty acid biosynthesis protein FabY — protein MYHLRVPQTEEELERYYQFRWEMLRKPLHQPKGSERDAWDAMAHHQMVVDEQGNLVAVGRLYINADNEASIRFMAVHPDVQDKGLGTLMAMTLESVARQEGVKRVTCSAREDAVEFFAKLGFVNQGEITTPTTTPIRHFLMIKPVATLDDILHRGDWCAQLQQAWYEHIPLSEKMGVRIQQYTGQKFITTMPETGNQNPHHTLFAGSLFSLATLTGWGLIWLMLRERHLGGTIILADAHIRYSKPISGKPHAVADLGALSGDLDRLARGRKARVQMQVEIFGDDTPGAVFEGTYIVLPAKPFGPYEEGGNEEE, from the coding sequence ATGTATCACCTTCGGGTTCCACAAACAGAAGAAGAATTAGAGCGCTACTATCAATTCCGCTGGGAGATGTTGCGTAAACCCCTGCATCAACCGAAAGGTTCTGAACGCGACGCCTGGGATGCGATGGCGCATCACCAGATGGTCGTCGACGAGCAGGGTAATCTGGTGGCAGTAGGGCGGCTGTATATCAATGCCGATAACGAAGCCTCCATTCGCTTTATGGCCGTTCATCCCGACGTGCAGGACAAAGGCCTGGGCACGCTGATGGCGATGACCCTGGAGTCGGTAGCGCGTCAGGAAGGCGTTAAGCGCGTGACCTGTAGCGCCCGTGAAGACGCGGTGGAGTTTTTCGCTAAGCTGGGGTTTGTGAATCAGGGGGAGATCACCACCCCAACCACCACGCCGATTCGCCATTTTCTGATGATTAAACCCGTCGCTACTCTGGATGACATTTTGCATCGCGGCGACTGGTGCGCCCAGCTCCAGCAGGCGTGGTATGAACACATCCCGTTAAGCGAAAAAATGGGCGTGCGCATTCAGCAATATACCGGGCAAAAATTTATCACCACCATGCCGGAAACCGGCAATCAGAATCCGCACCACACGTTGTTTGCCGGGAGTTTATTCTCTCTGGCAACGCTCACCGGTTGGGGGCTTATCTGGCTGATGCTGCGCGAACGCCACCTCGGCGGAACGATTATTCTTGCCGATGCGCATATCCGCTACAGCAAGCCGATTAGCGGCAAACCTCATGCGGTGGCCGACCTCGGTGCGTTAAGCGGCGATCTCGACCGTCTGGCGCGCGGGCGTAAAGCGCGGGTGCAAATGCAGGTCGAAATCTTTGGCGACGATACGCCAGGCGCGGTGTTTGAAGGCACATATATCGTTCTGCCCGCGAAGCCATTTGGCCCGTATGAAGAGGGCGGGAACGAAGAAGAGTAG
- the dtd gene encoding D-aminoacyl-tRNA deacylase has protein sequence MIALIQRVTRASVTVEGEVTGEIGAGLLVLLGVEKDDDEQKANRLCERVLGYRIFSDAEGKMNLNVQQAGGSVLVVSQFTLAADTERGMRPSFSKGASPDRAEALYDYFVERCRQQEMNTQTGRFAADMQVSLVNDGPVTFWLQV, from the coding sequence ATGATTGCATTAATTCAACGCGTAACCCGAGCCAGCGTCACCGTGGAGGGAGAAGTGACGGGCGAAATTGGCGCGGGACTTTTGGTGTTATTGGGTGTCGAAAAGGATGATGACGAACAGAAAGCAAACCGTCTGTGTGAGCGTGTGCTCGGCTATCGCATCTTTAGCGATGCTGAAGGCAAGATGAATCTCAACGTGCAACAGGCGGGCGGCAGTGTGCTGGTGGTTTCCCAGTTTACCCTTGCCGCAGATACCGAACGGGGGATGCGCCCCAGCTTCTCCAAAGGCGCTTCACCGGATCGCGCAGAGGCGTTATATGACTATTTCGTCGAACGCTGCCGTCAGCAGGAAATGAACACGCAAACAGGACGCTTCGCTGCCGATATGCAGGTATCGCTGGTCAATGATGGTCCCGTGACATTCTGGTTGCAGGTATGA